The segment gatctgaggCAGACTTTGAAAAATTTCTCAGAAGACTCTTGGAAGACTTCTTGAGAAATcttctaatgtattttatgcAATAAGACTTCCCACGAAGTGTTCAGGAAGTCTTTTGGAGTCTTATGCCCAAAAATAAAATGAcataaattttggatatgtattttgtgtgttttatatatttgattctaaaaagttatagattcaacctaatgtgattgttttgtttattatttaagcatacataatttatttttgaagttttttctgttttgaagtcatttgaatgcttttgaaTATGCAGATTTATTGAGATCTGAGTCAGACTTTGGAAAACTTCTCAAGAAATTGTGGAAGACTCGTAGAAGACTCTTGGTAGACTCTTAGAAGACTCTTGAAAGACTCTCGGAAGACTCTTGGAAGACTTCTCTTCTAAAGAAGTcttctaatgtattttatgcTAGACGACTTCCCGCGAAATCTTAGGGAAGTCTTTTGAAGTCTTCTGCCCAAGGTGGTACAAAGGAATGAtgtcaagtggagtccaagcaTATCTATGTTAAGGAATTATATCTAACTCCATgtgtaatagttttgtttacGGTCTGTTTTATGATTTGTATGTGTATTATTTTAGTTGCGAATTCTTTTGTAAACTTGAAGAGATGTTAATCAAAAGAATTGGTATATATATTCATGTTTTCCCCACattattgaagttattgatacCACATactaagaatttttttaaatcattctACCCACTCATAACAAAACataataacacaaaaaaatttaaaaattttgtttaagaaccaaaaatattaattcgatcaagaatataaattttatttttctatgcgatattttttaaataattttcatataaatttactaTACGCAAAGCGTAAGTTTTATCCTAGTTAGATCGAGCTGGTTAACCAATTTCTCTAAATAATCGAAGGTGCATATATCTATTTGCAAGTCTCTAAATAATCGtattttattttaggaaaaaaaagtaaattagaTCTACAAAAAGGGGTTAGCAGTATTAGAGACAAAACATACAACATTATTGttatctataaattatattataaattctagaactgatataaaaaaaaaaagacaatataAGTTAATGATTTCATAATAGTGGTCACAGAATCTTATTAACAGGTTGAAGTATAAACTTCTGTTTTGATGAAAAACTTCTTGCATTATGTGCAGTAATAATttctttaaatttaaattatattttttaaaataattattattttagatattattattttctaaccaatattttagtataaattttgatttaatagaacataaaattaagataaaataaaaaatattttattttaaattatatttaagaatagatatatatatatatatatttaaaattataatcttagataaatttttatctatttttttgtataaaaatattaattaacttgtataaaattaataagatcaaaagttttataattatcaacaagtaaaactaaaaaaaaatatttcttattttttagatatatacgattgaaaatttaaaatttgttttaaaaaaattacaattaaaatttatattttttttaaatagtaaaaaaaattgaaaatcgttttttagtaataaaattgtataattctaaaaaattgaaataaataatatttcaaaatttgtaaaatattagtaaattaatattattatattacttAATATCATATTTGAATACACTTAATTTGATGATGATTTATAATTTACTATCGTATTAaaattttttaccaaaaatataaataaacattaaatgtaattgtTCATGTCACATTTAGTTATCAGTCATATCGTCATTTTAATATGTTATGTCAGATTTATTTAGTGAAATTGATTGTAAAGAAGACATGTGACAAaattaatttgtaaataatgtccatatttatttaaatatttattgagAAGTTAAAGTCTAAGAATGTTCTTATCTCTTTATAAACTTCAAAGAAACAGACAAGAGTATGTTTttaaatcccctatatattatttgagaagcattgcaacattttttgtacccacgtgtcatcactagaatgattcttagaatccttagagaaataggttggttcatctaaatatataataatctttttattaaaccacaataaatacattattaatgtgcttcattatttccttagataagattacggaattgtctaatgtggctaaagtatatatgacaattaattattttgtataataaagatttgataaaaataagtgtgtattataattatatttgtttaattttaagctattaaaataaattaaacaatcatagtaaccatataataaaaattaaaaaaattatttatatatattatattttgaatttttaaaaacgagtataaattactgaaaactgttaaaagtttcatattcaaattttgtgatctatgatttataacttttattatgacatgatacaaataattaaaaaaataatataagttgaaagtctcatttaataggtatcaaaaataaaagatatataaatatatgtatcattttaaattaagcTATATGCCacataaaaatacttaaatatcttaattttgaaatttactttgaacatgtttttgataaaaaatttaaaaaaatattgacaacttaatttttttaaatattataaattacttaaaccattaatcccacagtggaaattttgttatcactaatttagactttttactataacagaaacaaataataaaaaaatatgagcaaaaagcatcatctaatatatattaatattaaaatataccatatatatgttactatcatttaaatttaattatatatcgtatcaaatagaaaatattttttcgatttataaaatttatttatatgttcgcaccaatttatttatataagtagtagataatgactttttaattattcaatatatgtttattatttcataatatgttataaacatataatatataaaataatttatatatataatgtttattccGCGCTAACCTAGTGGCAATATAATTCCCAAAAACAGATTTCATTTCTTAACAATAATCAAAGCCGCTATTAATCCCAAAGTTAAAGCCTTAAAAGGGCTTTTATGAAAATAACTGCGAAACTGAAACGCAAATGTATAATGCGTTTCGCCTTATCTTATCTCATCGTCAAACGTTCTCATTAGAGACAGGCGCGCCAAGAGATTACGTCCACTTCCTCTGATTCTCCAAACCTTCAAGCTTCTTCCTTTTTTGGAAGAAttcaattaattatttattctcTTTaactaaacaaatattttatccAAACTATTGTCAAAGTCCATGCGATAGAATCATCTTCATCACCAATCATCATCACCTTTCTCTGTCTATACTTCTTCCTCTCTAATGGCTGACTCCAAGGAACTCGGCACCGCGAGCCGCCGTATCTCCGTCTTCACCAATCATCTCATCCCCTTGGAAACAATTCCAACTCGCGTTCACTCAGTGGAACTCTCTACTGCCTCGTCGATGAATGACAATTACCATAAGGTTCACGGTGAAGTGCCGACTCACCAAGTCGTTTGGAGAAAAGCTGATCTCGTCGGTGACGACGGAGAAACGAAAGAGTTCGTTGACATTATATATGAGAAAGCCGTCGGTGAAGATATTGCCAAGGTTTGTTAGTGTAACGTGTTCGactaactctctctctctctctctctggtgtgtgtgtttctttcttcttcagttGAATAGTTGTTGGTTATGTAGATTACTATAAACCGTCCGGAGAGAAGAAACGCGTTCCGGCCTCAGACTGTGAAGGAGCTTATGCGTGCGTTTAACGACGCCAGAGACGATAGCTCTGTAGGAGTCATCATACTCACCGGCAAGGTAATTTAGTTAGTTATGAGCTTTCTCTAGCTTAGGCCCAATCCTGTGCATAGCGATAGTTGTCAAAGTTTGAATGGTAATTTGGCTCCAAAatgattgaaaatatatatgtatttgatcatttagtttttttttcaagtcaCATAAATGTCAGGACCGACCCTAGGCTAAGAGCTTTTGTGTTGAGTCTTTAGAGTTTGATGAAAAAGAGTTCTTCTGTTTAGATTGTTGTAAGTGAAATGATTGTTCTGAATAGTTATGTTGATGGTTTAGGGAACGAAAGCGTTTTGCAGTGGTGGTGATCAAGCGTTGAGGACACCAGATGGTTATGCTGATCCCAATGATGTTGGTCGACTTAATGTCCTTGATCTCCAGGTATGTCTTTGATTttcaatactaaaataaaagCGCAGGTTATCTTAGTCTTAGTAGGATTAGTGTATTTATTCAACTTTGTTTCTTATCTTCATTCTCAGGTTCAAATCCGCAGACTGCCAAAACCAGTTATCGCAATGGTAAGTACATTCGAAGAATTGCTGTTTTAGTCTATGCACCTTTTGTACTGATCTTGGTTGCGTGTTTCCTTTTGATGGACTAATTCAGGTTGCTGGTTATGCTGTTGGAGGAGGACATATCTTGCACATGGTCTGTGATCTAACCATTGCAGCTGATAATGCTATTTTCGGTCAGACGGGTCCTAAGGTTCTCCCACTATCCTCTTTTTTCAACTTTGAATGTGACAGTGAAGTAGGAGCAGAGTTGATACTAATCCTCATTGATCATTAAGTGTCGATTTTCTGTCCGCAGGTTGGAAGTTTTGATGCTGGTTATGGAAGTTCAATCATGTCTCGTCTGGTAATAACTCGATACAACTAACTGACTAGTAGTACTACGATGCAACTAACACGGGCCGATCAAACTGtctgaaaaaacaaaaacaggtTGGTCCTAAAAAGGCACGAGAAATGTGGTTCATGACAAGATTCTACACAGCTTCGGAAGCAGATAAAATGGGACTTATCAATACAGTTGTACCGGTAATATTAATGAGTAGTAACCATTAGTGTTATCACAGATTCATAAAAGTGTAACTTCCTTTCTTGCTGGTAATTGTTTTGTTCATTCACTGAGACATGCTATTGTGTTATAGCTAGAGGATTTGGAGAAAGAAACTGTGAAATGGTGCAGAGAAATCTTACGGAACAGCCCTACTGCAATCCGTGTTCTTAAGGCAGCACTCAATGCAGTCGATGATGGCCATGCTGGACTTCAGGTTCTAGCCTTTTCAACCAACATGTTAAGCCACAAGTCAGTATTATTTCATTAATATACTTCTTTCCTAAACATTATTTGGTATACAGGGGCTAGGAGGTGATGCGACGCTGTTATTCTATGGAACCGAAGAAGGCATAGAAGGAAGAACAGCTTATATGGAACGTCGACCACCGAACTTCTCTAAATTTCCCCGGCGACCTTGAACTCACTACTAAGCTCAGTTCAGGTGTTTTCATGTCAAACATTCAATCAAATTCCTTTGTTTTGATTGCCAAATTTATTCCAGACTTCAACTATTACACAcaatgaataataataataataatactttaTCAGAGCTTTACTTGGATTCATAGAAACGAGAAAAACATTCACGTTCCAAGTAAGAAATTATCATTACCACAAAACTTAAAAGCAAAATCCAGGTCCAAGAGATTCACATAAGCCATAAAAACTCAACACATTAACGGGGGACTTGTGTTGGCAATAACACTGGTTTTGTAAACTTCAGGCATGTTACTGCCTCCGATTTTAGCTTAATATAGGCAATGATATTAAGAAAATAGGAAACAGATTGAAGCAGACTTGGACAGCAACAAAAGTTTTGACCAaactaacaacaacaaaaagatatCACACAGAGACAACATAAACAAGAAGCTTAGTAGCTTAGCGTTACCGCACAAAAGAACATAAACATAGCCAAGCAAGAAAGAAAGATCCAACTTGTTCAACGATCTCCAAACCCAGAAGTTTGGTCCACAATGGCAGCCACAACGTCCTTAGACTCCTTCAAGAGCTTCACACTTCTCCCTCTTGCTAGCCACCGAGGGAGACTCCTCCATCATCCTCTCAACTCCTCCACCACCTCTAGGATCCACCATTTCCGCCACAATCTCCTTCTGAAACTGAGTGTTCACCAGATTCTTCACCGAGAACTGAAGATAAAGAGCAAGATTATCCACAATCCTCCTCAAGACAATCGTCCAGTACGATGTGATCCTCATCTTCATGTCAAACGCCTGCTGCAGCAGATGAGCGTGGTACTTCCTCAGATGCGAGATCTTCACTTCCCCAAATCCAGCGAGAGAGAATTTCTCAGGTTTCTTCACATCGGTCAGCACAGCATGTATGAAGCTTTGCTGCGCAGCTGTCTTCTCTGTCCACGTCTTCATGTAGTCAGGATTACATGTGTAATCAGTCAACTTCTCCATCTCAACCATCTCAGAAACTCTATTCACAGCCTGCTCCTTGGTCTTTGTGATTAGACTGCGACCAGCTCTTTTGATGGAAGACTGTATCTGTGGGAAGTTTTCAGAGTATTTGGAGAGTACTGATATGAGAACACCTTCAATGTAGTCCCATATCTTCCTGATGAACTCGACAGGCTTGGCATGTATGTCATCAACATGATGTGAGAGGATAGCCAAGAATGCTGATCTTGGTATGAAATTAGGCAGGCCAACACATTTACATTCATCAAGAATCTTGATTTCATCCATCAAGAACTCAGTAACCTCCTTTGGTGTTTCTTGCAGATTGTCTGAGAAGTGGCTCAGCATTTCAGCCAAGCGAGCGGTGGAATGCATCTTTGGCTCATCAGGGAACTCGGAGAAGTCTCCTTGGATAAGAATCTTTAAGAGACACTCTTTTGCTGAACCAATAATGTCCATCAGTGTCATCAATGCTTCCCCAGTGGAAGCCATCACCATTGGCAGCTTGTTCAGCTCCAGAACAGCAGTTTCCATCTTCATGTTGATCTTTCTTACAATCTCAGGCAAACATCTACCGATCATTGTTGCTTGGATTAGCATTAGCTTCTGAGCTAAGACAGGGATTCCCACAATGTCTTCATCAATCAAGCTTAGCATTGGATGAGTCCTGAAAAGCAACTCTTCTTGCATCCTAGCCTCTTCATACGTTTCCTCCCCAATCCGGTTTCTGACACAGACATAACCAAGTCCAATATTGACATCATCTGCTGTCACCTCTGTAAGAGACCTTCAGGAGCCATGTCTGCCTTTGTGACAACAGCCAGAGTCCTTTCCCCCGTTTTGTCCACTTGTCTAGACATGCGAATGGACTCACAGGTCGTGAAGTCAACGGTTGCTGACAGCACATTGAGGATTATGGATTCTTGAGGCTCAATGTACTTCATGATCATCCCGGAGATCTGCTCATAGATGTTGTCTGGCTGTCCGTTCACTGGAACACGCGTTATTCCTGGGAGATCAACCATGGTaatgtctggaacaccagccTTCTTCACATGGAGAGTCAGGGGAGCGTCTGAAACCCCTTTACCAGAACCTGCAACACATGTTAAGTATTTGATCACAATCAAAACTTACTTTGGTTAAGTCTCTATCATACAACACTAAAGTTTCATCAGGAAACAAAACTAGtctatcataaaatatataatatcccTTAAGGCCATCTAAGAGTTTATAAActcatacacacacacatattgACATTAGTATTAAGTTGCATTACATGTGCATATGTAGTTTCAGGGACTTATCACAATCAAGACTTACCTAGGAGTTTACATACTCATACAACACATCTTTACACTAGTATTCAGTTACATGTGCATATGCAGGTAAACCAAAACATGTTGAACAGTAAGGAAGGGAGAGAGACAGGACATACCAGCTATGACATCAGTAGCAGCACAAATAGCTTTAGAGATGTTTTCCTCATCTGTATGAACAACTTTGTCACCATACTCTAGCCAGATCTCAGGCTCAGGACTTGAACTTTTTTGGAGCCTCATGACAAGaggaaccgaagtaaatatggatttagaatggtagttatattgatccggatatcggttcggtttcggttcggtttttttcggttttcggtatttcggttagtaaaatataactaccattctaaatccatatttacttcggttcggttcggtttatatactgtcggttttcggtttattcggttttataccaaaaaaacataattattttgtttgagatcatattatatgaattttagagtcatattgtcaacacagtcatttattaaaaatatattacatgttcaaataaatgaacaaaaaagtaaaaatgcttctaccatcaaataaaataatcaaatctataactaaaatcaaagcttgaaattttgaaaataaaaatatgaaacaaaacagaaacatgaaagaaaagttttaccactcttccatatttagtgttcattaaaatcatgttttttcaattgaaaattttccattaattattgtccatcaaatttataatcttcatattaatttagtgaagactaaaataaatcaaagagatcaaaaaaagacttagataataagatgtctgaattgcgatgtattagttatagttcaaatgttttacaaattaaggtttttattactataaaattatggtaatagttattaacacaaatttaacttatgtaacaaatagattttcatgtattgttataaaatagatacatatttacatgtttctacttttaatcggttttgttcggtttattcggtttaatcggttatataccaaaccatatccaaatcctacggtttttataaaattatatccattcggtttatatggtatataccaaaaccaaaccatattgtctatttcggttcggtttggtacggttcggttttaccatattgaacagccctagctGTAAGTCTTAAGGACATCTTTTGCATAATATATGgaatctcttcttttttttaagacGATAATTTAAATCATTAACAAGATTTTAATCCGTACGTCCGtgcatttatattttattttataaatgtatttgattttattacaaatgttttaaatatataattttcattttagtgttatatattgtgtgattctataatattattgtttatatttcttatttgacattattaatatataatgatttatttaatatattttactttgttattatttttattacttacaaatatatttttgagatatgtaaaataaaataacaatcaGAAATAAACAAATAGAGAACCtcttccaaatattttttttttttaatttatacattttgcatatgataaaatttagaaatatatttatttatattatagaaatatatatgtttaagataattaatatttaaatgttgTGTTTAAAAAGATATTCTTTAACATAtatcattttagtattttaaagtatttataagtaaaaaaacactattttgtttaaattatataaccctatcattttagtaaattttatacatagaaGCATCTaccaatttattttagtaaattttcttaatatatgatattttttggatgctatgatattttttttaattaagatttcaaaatattaggTGGGTGTATTCAACTGAGAGTTTAAggtgatttgtattaaaatgacaaatctACTGTTAttcaaatatgaattttaaaaattcattttaaattcaCTGTTATTGAATTTAACATTTTGTAGAGTACTCTAAAATCTAatgttattgaaaatattttaagttgtaGAGTTTTAAAGTTCTAGGTGATTTTAGGATGTTTGGGTGAAGTTTcgtagttaaaaaaattaaaatctaaatccCATGGTTTTAGGTTATATTCTAGAGTGGTTTAACAAAAATCACATAAATCTTTGCAACTTATTGAAATCATCTAAGACtctattaaaaatcaaatcacctcaaatgttatattgaatacACCCCCTtagattactttaatttttacagCATATATAGTTTGCAATTTTATGAtgcatttcaaaaagttattctttattatctatgattttatcttttgtaaagtttgaaatattatcattttgagttttaatatttatttttaaaattgtatattttgttaagaaaactttggaaaattacacaactatttttgagtttggaagattacaAGAATTTTGAACTTGTTTTTATACTAcattaatacatttttttttaaattgaacttttggtaatgttttctaaaatattctcaacatattttattataattaaaaaaataatttgatttgtattaatattttaaatgaattattaaaatttcatagttttctgataacatatttttaaaatagtatatgAGGTAAAGGTTATTATATACCATTATTTTTTCATGtgtaaacatttttaaacaacatattgtcgagagtttcaaaataaacaaaaagataacatatagttgtagatataaaagtttaatcTATGTTACTAAAAttacttttatataaaatattatatgatttACGAATTTTAACTCATTTTCATGATGAGtgctaatttatttaaatgaaagagtttttaaaaaataaaatttgttaatttacctatttaatataattttgtcatATGTAATTCATAAAtaacttctatttttatataatacaaaatataattattaaatttataaaaagtagtatagaattttattttcttgttttagaatgaaattttaattaaaattgatttataataaaattatattactaattacgaaattaattaatatgttattttataaaatatttaaaattttagtaagaTTTTGCTAGATTCTTtatcaacagattttgttataattaaaaaaataaaattcaaatttatagtctgttaattttaaatataaataatcaaatatgttaCATTAACCAATTCTTTAAATAGTCTTACTATGACTTATTAATAGTAGACAAAAAATAAgattctaaattaatagattatagacaatttaatcaaattaaataatcaaACATGTCATATCAATCCATTCTTTAAATAGTTTTACTATGACTAGTtaatagtaaataaaaaaaaattataaattaatagattatagACGATTTGACCAAATTAACTGAAACTTGAAATTCATTTCGAAAGGCAACAGCACATAATCTGAAGCCCGtaactacaaaaaaaagtttttaaaataaaacgcAACTTAgacgaaaaattaaaatttagaaaaaaaggGCCCACACCCACCTCAACAAAAACAAACGCAACCGGACACGATCCGATTTCAGAAACAACAATTTAACGACCTCCATAACCAGAGTTCTGATCAACAATGGCTGCCACAACGTCCTTAGACTCCTTCAAGAGCTTCACACTCTTCTTCAGCTTCTCCCTCTTGCTTGCCACCGAAGGAGACTCCTCCATCATCCTCTCAACTCCTCCGCCGCCTCTCGGATCCACCATCTCCGCCACAATCTCCTTCTGAAACTGAGCGTTCACCAGATTCTTCACCGAGAACTGAAGGAACAGCGCAAGGTTATCCACAATCCGCCTCAGAACAATGTTCCAGTACGACGCGATCCTCATCTTCATGTCAAACGCCTGCTGCAGCAAATGAGCGTGGTACATCCTCAGATGAGAGATCTTCACCTCCCCAAATCCAGCGAGAGAGAAGTTCTCAGGTTTGGCCTCATCGTACAACACTGCATGGATGAAGCTATGCTGCGAAGCTGTCTTCTCCGTCCAAGACGTCATGTAGTCAGGGTTACACGTGTAGTCAGTGAGCTTCTCCATCTCAACGATCTCAGCAACTCTGTTCACGGACTGCTCCTTCATCTTTGTGATAAGATTGCGTCCAGCTCGTTTGACTGAAGACTGTATCTGCGGAAAGTTTTCAGCGTATTTGGAAATAACCGGAATGAGAACAGCTTCGATGTACTCCCATATCTTCTTGATGAACTCGACCGGCTTGGAATGGATTCCATCGACGTACTGTGAGAGTATAGCCAAGAAAGCTGATCTTGGTATAAAATTAGGAAGGCCAACGCATTTGCATTCGTCGAGAATCTTGATTTCGTCCATCAAGAAATCGACGGTGACGTCGTTGGAGTGTGCTTGGAGATTGTCTGAGAATTGGCTTAACATTTCAGCCAAGCGAGCAGTGCAGTGCATCTTATGATCCTCAGGGTACTCGGAGAAATCTCCTTGGATGAGGATTCTCAAGAGAGACTCCTTTGCTGAGCCGATGATGTCCATCAATGTCATCAATGCTTCACCTGCGGAAGCCATCACCATTGGCAGCTTGTTCAGTTCGAGGACACTGATCTCCATCTTTTCGTTGATCTTGCGGACGATTTCAGGTAAGCAGCGGGCGATCATCGTTGCTTGGATAAGCATTAGCTTCTGAGCTAAGACGGGAATCCCCACAATGTCATCATCAATCAAGCTTAGCTTTGGATGAGTCCTGAACAGAAGCTCTTCTTGCATCCTCGCTTCTTGGTATGTCTCTTCACCGATGCGGTTTCTGACACATACATAACCAAGTCCGATGCTCACATCGTCTGCTGTAACCTTCTGTAGAAGACCATCAGGAGCCATGTCTGCCTTTGTGACAACAGCCAGAGTCCGTTCACCGGTTTTGTCAACCTGTCTAGACATGCGGATGGATTCACAGGTCGTGAAGTCGACCGTAGCTGACAGAACATTGAGGATGATGGATTCTTGAGGCTTGATGTACTTCATGATCATCGCAGATATTTGCTCATAGATGTTTTCAGGCTGTCCGTTCACTGGAACACGAGTTATCCCAGGGAGATCAACCATGGTAAGATCAGGAACACCAGCCTTCTTCACATGGAGGGTTAAAGGAGCGTCAGAGACCCCTTTACCAGATCCTGCAACATATGTATATTATAAGTACTTTTCATAGTCTGTAACAAGAAAACGCTTTGTAAATTCATCTTATATAAACAGTAGTGTAATGCATAACTCTTTCATATAAAGAACAAACTAGGAGTGGCAAAAAATCACATAACATCTATAAGCACTTTTATTCAGGAGTATGCGTAAACAACTTACTATAAGTCTATAACATTAATTTTTCAGATAACGGTCTCATTCACATTAAACTATGCTATAGGTTTTCAGCAAAAGTTAACATAAAatgaaatgagagagagagagagagaacaataTAACATACCAGCAATCACATCTGTAGCAGCACAAATAGCTTTAGCGATGTGTTCCTCATCCGTATGAACAACTGTGTCACCATACTCTAGCCAGATCTCAGGCTCAGTGCTGTAACTTCTTTGGAGTCTCATCACAAGAGGAACCCTAGTGCAAATTCCTTGCCCACGAGGCAAACTAATCCCTGCCAAGGACTCAAGAACACTAGACTTCCCAGAGGACTGGTCTCCAACAACGACAATGGTTGGAAGCTGGATCCCTTCTCTCATTACATTCAGGTTCCTCAGCCTGTCAACAGTGT is part of the Brassica rapa cultivar Chiifu-401-42 chromosome A09, CAAS_Brap_v3.01, whole genome shotgun sequence genome and harbors:
- the LOC103838553 gene encoding dynamin-related protein 4C-like, translating into MAGRNKHVVSKTSSSLAIVEANPPANKIIPIEAPIVSSYNDRIRPLLDTVDRLRNLNVMREGIQLPTIVVVGDQSSGKSSVLESLAGISLPRGQGICTRVPLVMRLQRSYSTEPEIWLEYGDTVVHTDEEHIAKAICAATDVIAGSGKGVSDAPLTLHVKKAGVPDLTMVDLPGITRVPVNGQPENIYEQISAMIMKYIKPQESIILNVLSATVDFTTCESIRMSRQVDKTGERTLAVVTKADMAPDGLLQKVTADDVSIGLGYVCVRNRIGEETYQEARMQEELLFRTHPKLSLIDDDIVGIPVLAQKLMLIQATMIARCLPEIVRKINEKMEISVLELNKLPMVMASAGEALMTLMDIIGSAKESLLRILIQGDFSEYPEDHKMHCTARLAEMLSQFSDNLQAHSNDVTVDFLMDEIKILDECKCVGLPNFIPRSAFLAILSQYVDGIHSKPVEFIKKIWEYIEAVLIPVISKYAENFPQIQSSVKRAGRNLITKMKEQSVNRVAEIVEMEKLTDYTCNPDYMTSWTEKTASQHSFIHAVLYDEAKPENFSLAGFGEVKISHLRMYHAHLLQQAFDMKMRIASYWNIVLRRIVDNLALFLQFSVKNLVNAQFQKEIVAEMVDPRGGGGVERMMEESPSVASKREKLKKSVKLLKESKDVVAAIVDQNSGYGGR
- the LOC103838505 gene encoding 1,4-dihydroxy-2-naphthoyl-CoA synthase, peroxisomal; the protein is MADSKELGTASRRISVFTNHLIPLETIPTRVHSVELSTASSMNDNYHKVHGEVPTHQVVWRKADLVGDDGETKEFVDIIYEKAVGEDIAKITINRPERRNAFRPQTVKELMRAFNDARDDSSVGVIILTGKGTKAFCSGGDQALRTPDGYADPNDVGRLNVLDLQVQIRRLPKPVIAMVAGYAVGGGHILHMVCDLTIAADNAIFGQTGPKVGSFDAGYGSSIMSRLVGPKKAREMWFMTRFYTASEADKMGLINTVVPLEDLEKETVKWCREILRNSPTAIRVLKAALNAVDDGHAGLQGLGGDATLLFYGTEEGIEGRTAYMERRPPNFSKFPRRP